aaaaatggaaaaaatggaaagacGATTCGCGTTATAAAATTTCGACGTGATCGTAAAATCTTCCTTTGTGATTTTTTTCTTAACAAACGGAAGGACTATTTTTCCTCCTGGAAAAAGACGAGAAACAATGAGAACGGTAGCGTCGCATCTCTCGAAATCTCTGTGTGTGTAatcgtgaaaaatgaaaattcgaatCTCGCGATTGTACTTAACGAACGAACTTACGCTTACACCCACGATATATACAAGGCCGTTTGCTTTATCTTCTTCGAGTCGACAGTAATCGCTCCTGGCTATTTTCTCCTTTCATTTCTTATCATCTCGCGCGTACACGAAACGGCCCATACCCGATCGCGATCATTCGCGCAATCGTCGATATACGAACGATACACGCAACTGACTTTGTGATGATCGTTTGATCCATCCTGTGTACGCAcgcacacatacatatatatgtatatatcaaatttgtattacatataattatatatgtacgcGTCAGACGCAAGTATACGCTATAAATAATCCTTAAGCCTTAGACCTTAACGGGATACAACGTGTAGACTTGAATTAGGCGGGATATAAAAATCGTCGTTCGTTCAATGTTGATATGGTCGTGATACTTTCTTAACATTCACACTGTAGCTTGCGATTTCTGCCGTAACGACAACATAGCGTATCTTACGAATATTCGATGTGCGGTGATCGATATACCTATCGTTACACTGAtattgaatactaaatattgCGTTAGTCGTATATATTGTAGCGTGTACTGGATCGTAAGTATCCTTACTTAATCCGACATTAGCAATCATTGGAGCGGATCCTTCTgtcagaaataaattatattcttatcGACCTAATGGACGCGACAGAATACCGTAACACGAGTAATCATCGCGGGATCGGGCGAGAATCGGGGATCATGCGAACGCGACGAGTTCAACGGCGAGTTCGCGCGGCCATTACCCATATCGCGGTATCTCCGATTTAGAGCCTCGTGGCATTGTCGATCAATCTAGAGACAACTGTCGACGACAATTTCACCTATTTTCGAGACGACCTCGTCGAAAGTCGGTCTCTCGCGCGGGTCGTTGGCCCAACATTGAGCTTGAAGCTCCTGCAAGGCAGGCGGCGCGGCTTTGTGAGGCTTCCACGCGAGAGTTTGAGCTTTAAGCGCGGCCAACACGGACTCGTCGTTCATCTTGATGAACGGCAGCTCACCCTGATGGAACATCTCCCAGACGAGACACGAGAACGAGTAAACGTCGCTCTTGGTCGAGTATTCGTCCTCGTAGACCGCCTCGTAGGGCAACCATCTCAGAGGGATCACTTGGTTTCGATGTTTCGTGTACTCCTGTTGATACGGTTCTTTGGTCATGCACGGCAACGAGATTTTGATCGTGAGATTGCTAGCGATTAGACAGTTTCGAGCGGCGATATCTTTGTGAACCAGACGGCTGTCCGCGAGATGCTTCAAGCCTTTCGCCGCTTGATTCGACAGGGAGAGAATCTGCGCGACCGATAGCTGCGGTGCTCGCGGAGGCTTCGACTCGTGGGTCGGACTCGAGTTATTGTCCTTTCGCGAGGCGATCAGGAATTGCTTCAGGTCTCCCCAGTCGGTATACTCGAGAATCATGTAGTCCGGTTCCTCCTCGCGGCATAGACCGATCAGTTTCACGACGTTCTCGTGGTTCAGCTTGTGGAGAAGATCCAGGTGACGCTTAAACTCCTGGAGAGCCGTCTCGTCTTTCGTATTGATCAAACTCTTCACCATGACCAGCGTCTCTTTATCACCGTCGACTTGATACTTGGTCGAGTAGACCTCGCCGAATTCACCGCGACCCAGTGGTTTCAGTTCCTTCAAATTGCTACGCGACGCGGCGATCTTGTCGTAATTCGACTTGGACTTCTTCGACTGGTTGCTGCTCTGACTCTGAGCGGTATCCGCGCCGTCGCTCTTATTGTGGGAATCGCGGTTCTCCTTTTTCCTACCGGTCGAGTTCATCTTGCTGTTGCTGGTCTCTTTTAGCTCGGTCTGTTCCTCTTGGACCTCTCCGTTCTCCAGTTTTTCTGCGCGATTGAAATCGGATTATTCACGTGCGGACACTTACAACGGCGCGAAGTCTGAAACGCTTTCGTTGAGCGATCGAAGGAGATAGATaccttctgcctgttcttggAGATACTGCTGCTTCCTACGACGTCGACGGTAACGACAGTAGAGCATGAGACCCACGACCAACACCATATACGCCGCGGCCGCGCTTAGAGTGATCGTAACCGTCTTCGTCATCATCGATCCGTCGTCTCCAACTTCCAAATCCACGTCGAATCTGTACGTGTCGCCGGCTGCAAGCAAACCGTACACCGTCTTCGTATCACCGCGGAAATTCTCGTTGAAAACgccaaagaaaaaaaagaaaaaaaaaagaaaagaaagccaGACCATGAAGAAGATACTTACCCTTCACGTTCAACTGAACCTCTTCCCGCTTCAAACCTCCGCTGTTGCCCGCCGTGCATCCGTACTTCCCTTCGTCGCTCATGTACACTTCCTTTATGTACAAACTACCGTTTCCGAGCACCTCGAAGCGGGAATTGTTCAGATTGTTCATTCGAGAGTCCCTGTCCCACTGGATGGTCGGCTTGGGATCGCCTTCGGCCGCGCAGTGCAACATCACCGGATACCCCTCGATCGCCTCCGTCGGATTCTGCGGCTGGATGGTGAACTTTGGCGCGACTGTAACAAGCAACAAGCGCGTGATAGAAACGCTCGCGACGAACGGGATCACGAGGGATCGCACTTACTGACTACGTCGATGCTGATCGTGTGATTGATCGATCCCTGCGCGTTGCTGGCTATACACGTGTAGCGACCCTTGTCCTCCTCGAGAACTCCATTGAAGTGAAGAGTTCCATTGATATCTTGCACGTGCCTTGGAAATTCCTCGCCTACCCCCTCTTTGATCCACTTCACCGTCGGATTAGTGGCACCCTGAGACTTGCACGGCACTTTGGCCGTCGAGCCAAGCTCCAGCCGCTTGTCCACCGGTTGCGGGGAGAACTTGAGCTTCTCCTCGACCGTCAAACTTGCTCGCTCCGAAAATATCGACGGGAATCCTTTCGTGAATATCTCGCACATGTAGCTGCCCTTGTCGGACAGGTCGGCGCTCTTCAAGTGCAGGGTCACGTTGCCGTGGTGATCCGTTACTCGATGTCTCGTCGGGCCGCCGCTCTCTTTCACAGGCTCGCCGTCTTTCAGCCAACGTACGTGGGTCACCGGCGGTTCCATGCCGAAGTAGGAGCACGTCAGCGTCACGGAATCTCCCTCCATTACGCTCAGGCTCTCCGGCGAGCTTATCAGCGTCGGTGGAGCTGAAAAGACGCGCGAAGAGGACGCAGCGTGAAAAAACCAGAACGAAATGCGACCAAACGTTGTAACGCGATTAACCGTGCACTTACTGGAAATCACCACTTGAGCGAATATATCCGTCTCGCCGGCCATATTCTCAGCCACGCAGCTGTAATTGCCATCGTCCTCGCCTATTCGAGCCTTCGCAACGATAAGCGTGTTGTCCTGAACGCGCACAGGCCCCGAATCGCTTATGATGTGTCCCTTGGGATCTTTCCAGTAGACTTTCGGAGATGGCAGACCGGATGGTTCCAAGCAGCTGACTTGCAGCTCCTGATCCTCGCCCACCACGGCCACTTGATTCGGCAGTAGAGGCTCGAACGAAGCCGCCGAAAGGTTCATCAAATCTACGACACGAGATCGGCTCGCTCGTCGGAAACGCGTTCAAACTTACACGATTTTCATCGATTAGAAAAGCAACGCTTACAGGCTATCTGAAGGTCGACCGTGTAGGTGATGCTGCTATCCCCTCGATCGCCGTGGCACGAATAAAATCCTTGGTCCCTGTGCTCGGCCGACCGTATCACCAGAGTACCGTTCTCCAACACTGTCCTCTCGTCGTCG
The nucleotide sequence above comes from Bombus fervidus isolate BK054 chromosome 6, iyBomFerv1, whole genome shotgun sequence. Encoded proteins:
- the LOC139987878 gene encoding inactive tyrosine-protein kinase 7; translation: MWRLDAVTLLLCFLVPVFGQDGSLYFSVSPGEHSVAEGSPVRLRCEAQPSSLVKYSWKIDGQPLAPSPRRHQDGGDLRITRVNRILDSGNFVCVATHEETEYSIESSPAKIDIQWISEASVQLQQPKLPSAIRVGGEIELRCHVDGSGDMKYEWYRNREPVVRSDRIEIKKKKLHVHRAVPEDSGMYSCLAKNEAGASPKMESFPLVVSGNDTATIKVVPRDLIAKRGEPAMLHCAFEDADSVQWFFKDIGPLETDDERTVLENGTLVIRSAEHRDQGFYSCHGDRGDSSITYTVDLQIAYLMNLSAASFEPLLPNQVAVVGEDQELQVSCLEPSGLPSPKVYWKDPKGHIISDSGPVRVQDNTLIVAKARIGEDDGNYSCVAENMAGETDIFAQVVISTPPTLISSPESLSVMEGDSVTLTCSYFGMEPPVTHVRWLKDGEPVKESGGPTRHRVTDHHGNVTLHLKSADLSDKGSYMCEIFTKGFPSIFSERASLTVEEKLKFSPQPVDKRLELGSTAKVPCKSQGATNPTVKWIKEGVGEEFPRHVQDINGTLHFNGVLEEDKGRYTCIASNAQGSINHTISIDVVIAPKFTIQPQNPTEAIEGYPVMLHCAAEGDPKPTIQWDRDSRMNNLNNSRFEVLGNGSLYIKEVYMSDEGKYGCTAGNSGGLKREEVQLNVKAGDTYRFDVDLEVGDDGSMMTKTVTITLSAAAAYMVLVVGLMLYCRYRRRRRKQQYLQEQAEEKLENGEVQEEQTELKETSNSKMNSTGRKKENRDSHNKSDGADTAQSQSSNQSKKSKSNYDKIAASRSNLKELKPLGRGEFGEVYSTKYQVDGDKETLVMVKSLINTKDETALQEFKRHLDLLHKLNHENVVKLIGLCREEEPDYMILEYTDWGDLKQFLIASRKDNNSSPTHESKPPRAPQLSVAQILSLSNQAAKGLKHLADSRLVHKDIAARNCLIASNLTIKISLPCMTKEPYQQEYTKHRNQVIPLRWLPYEAVYEDEYSTKSDVYSFSCLVWEMFHQGELPFIKMNDESVLAALKAQTLAWKPHKAAPPALQELQAQCWANDPRERPTFDEVVSKIGEIVVDSCL